The Anas acuta chromosome 12, bAnaAcu1.1, whole genome shotgun sequence sequence ttttttttcttcttttttttttccctaggctGAAATAACTAGGTGTAAATTGGCCTAAATTGCCCTTAATACTTAGTTTTTGCCATAGATCagttttaaacaagaaaaaaaaaaataatgttctcttTGAAGTACTTCATTGCTGTTAAGGTGTGTATAGGCTATAGAGCAGGTATCACGAATCTGGTTTCTGGCTGGTTCACTGATTGCTTTGAAAACTTGAGACAAACAGGTTGGCAGTTTGTGCCTTGGTTTCTTCTATCGGAGGACTGGACTGATGCTTATTTCTGAAGGGTGTTTAGAGGCgtaattattatttgaaatcTTCAGATGAAGGAGACAAAAGTGATAaggtttttctgtttaaaacaaaaatataatgctGGGGGCTCCTCAAAAATGAATATACTTTgagacttatttattttttgtctaagAACCAATTTTGTAAGTACATTTTTCAGACTTAGCTTCAAGTATGTGATGAAGTCAGTGGAACTGCATGCACGAAGTCAAGAATATTTCAGAGCTTTTGCAGTTCTGGGCCTCTGTTTATAAGCGAAATGCTTTTTATGGTTTGAGATTTTTACAAAATCAACGGTGTTCAAATGTAGCACCTCTTCAACATTTGTCTTTATTCCAACTTAATACAATAACGCATCTGCATTAAATATGTccctttcattttatatataaacattgcCTGCCAGTAAAAGTATTGGTGTAACATTATTAAAAGAGGAAGTCATGCTTCTTATCATGTTGTATGTGACTTAAACGACTGTTTCATATTAAAACTAACCTTTCCTTATGTACTGCTTAAATATACCTGTTTTGGGAATATCAGTTCAGTACTTTTATACAATCTTGAATGTGTTCCACATTGGTGACATGTATTTTTGCAACAacttttttgtttcaattttaaattagaGCATGTCTAAAGTAATACATGCATTAGTGCTGTGGTGTGTGGCAAAGTTAATGTATGTAATTCAAATTGGAAAAAAGTTTCCAGACTTTGTCCAACATTAACCCTGTGGCGAGGGATTAAATTACTATGtaatacaaattatttcatatCATGATGTGTTTTAAGCTACTCTATGAAGTATGTGATACATTATTGTTTATGGATTGGTAGCTGGCCTGGTATCTTGCATAGAATGAGGTATAATAGATGGTAGCAGTTCATGATAATTAAAACAGGCGACGTTTCACAACATGCTGCACTTATGTGCGTTGTCCTCCTGTTGCTGTAACTATTAGCATGAATTCCTTGACGGTATCCACTGACAAATGGGTGAACATGTAGGTAGTAAGCTCATGGGTGTGAAAATCCTGTTCTGACGCTCTTTACTTGGATTacaaaacatgatttattttttttaatctattggATGTGATTAGATATATGCAGGAAGATGTAGAACTGGATGTACTTCGAAGTTATTCTGCAATGACTTAAGTTTTGTCTGAAGCTTTCTATATTAGAATAGACTCTTCCTTAAAATTGGAAAATTAAGTGTACTTAGCAGAACTTTCAAGGCAATATAACTGTCCTACACTACGTACTGAGTTATGCACATTCACTTCTTTGTATGGAATGCCTCTGATTTCTTGTTGCTTTATATGGAAATAAAGGGTCTCTTTAGTGCCCTAGTGTTGTGTGTCATCACTTCTGAGATAATAAATTCGGAATGGTGTTCAGCTCCTTAGAGGTGCTGCCTATAGCTTAAAGTATTCAATGTTGCCCTTAGCCATTTCTGAACCAGGGAACTTACACCAAGACCATATGGAACACCTGTTTTTGTATTGTTTACTGTACAGGATGAATTATCCTTTTCATGATCAAACTGTGTATCTCAGAATAATTTTTGATCCAGCCCCACCTTTTTCCTCAGAGGTATGCTCACTGTATTTCAGGAATTGCTGTATTGAAGACAGGTCAGGGTTGGAGGCATGAGAGGCCTTTGTACCTGGAGACTCATCATCTGCTAAAGGATGGTCTAAATCTGAATTTCCATGTAACTTGAGGAGGGCAAACTCttaatatatttgttcttttttttttttttctgaaatgtgtagTAATTGAGGGATTTTTACTTGAAAGACAGTGTATCCTCCAAGCCTTTGTATATGGCCTCTAGAGCAGATGCTGTGTTCTTTAGGGCCTTCTGACTTGGACTTTTTTGtccatattttcctttcagagagaatttttttttcaaaaaacgagtttttaaaaaaaaagcaagttacCTATCTACTGCCATCCAAGCAGTGCAAAATATGAACTAATTAAGGTTgttgacattatttttttaataatgatgtGGTACTTGACCCATTTAGAAGAACAATTATAAAAATCTGAATCAAGTGTTCTTGGAAAATGCGTATGGTAGATTTTTGTCCAGCACTGTATGTAACTGTGTTGCTTTCTGTTgtctgctttcagtttcttttaaaataaagattttgtgtgtgtgtgtgtgtgtctggggAAATTGCCTTCCGATTTATGAAGATGATGTAATGTGTAAGTTAACTCTTTAAATGTTTTGCCTGTGAGAACGCATTTGGATTGGGCATAATCCTGCAAGAAACTGTAAGATCAAAAAAGGCAGCTTCTGCCTCTGTTAGAGAAGTCTTCTGTTCTCTAGAGCCATTAATCTGAATTAACTTCAAAGCAGATTAGAAAAGGTCTTGCACCATGAATCCTGTTATTTCTTGAAGGAAGGCTTAGGCATCATTTGCCTGAATAgatttgatatttatttatttatttttggaagataCTATGCAAATAATTATTCCAATTAATAAAATGGGGAAgaattttggggggaggggaggattattaaataaattaggTAAAGAAATGCAGAGTACTACAAAGATACTTTTTTAAGCCTCCAAAGccattaagaataaaataaccTCCTGGAAGATATGAATATATTAGGAACTAGAAGCTCCAGAGCAATATTAGTAAGATTTGATGGGAATAGAAGTCTCCATCCTTCAGAGCACAGGAAATAGGAATTTAAAGTTTTCCAGGGAACATTtaatctcttcctttctctcactACAAAGCTTCTTGCACTTTTGACTGATAATGCAGtaacagcagaagaaagatCCTGAGCGGACCTCTCTTCTAGTTTATTTTGCAAGTGTCACAGCAAGAGCTCGGTCATTTGTCCAAGCAAGCTAGCAATGTGGAACGTCTCTGACACAGGTGCTGGTTTTGTAGATGCATATCAATACAACATGGGTAAGGGGgattggagatttttttttttttttttttttaacgtacTGAAGCTATTTTATGTAACTTGAGAAGATCAAATACTGGTAAATGTACCTGTGGCCTATATTGTAAATTGTGTATGCGTAATGTCTTACTGCTGGCAGGAATAAATAATAGGCTGCTTCATTTCAGTATATTCTCTGTGATTAAACTAAAAACAACACGTGGATGACCAAAGCAGAAGGCCAGCACTCCACAAATGTAAGACGTATCCGTGAGTGAATTCTACAAAACTGATGAATGTGTTGGGGATCACCACAGCTGCGTTCTGGAGCGGTAGGGGATTTGGAATTGCTGTTACATTATAATTGTTCTATCCAATGTTGCTCTTTCAATAccataattttaaaacagtgagtgaaggttttttttttttttttgaaggttaCATGTGCCAAAAAATTCCTAAAGTATTTTGACTTCCGATTAAATCTTTTTCCTCGGATACTTTTGAATACTCCTGGAATGTGGAATTTGATTCTGATTCCTGTTGATGATACCAGGTCTGAAGCCAGACCCGGATGATACTGGTCTGGGTGAAAGGAGCTGGAGACTGTCCATATTGGTCAGATCATATAGATCATATTGGTTATTGTGGCTGTCTTCCTCGGAAAGAGTCTTTACACCTTTGACGCCTATCCGTATGTTGTAACGATGAACTACAGCTAGTTCTTAATCCTAACTGCTACCATTTGATCGCTCCTTTGGAATACGGCTAATAAAATATGAGAACTGAATCTTCGCTGCGACACGTCAGCAGCCTTACCAAGCGCGGCTGATTTAAGCTTGGTGCCTCACGGCCCCCGCGGGCAGGGGGCATGGAGGGGGTGCCGGGAGCGCTGCTGGCCCCGGGGACCACAACTCCCAGCGtgcgccgcgccccgccccgctccccccggcgTGCCATTGGCTGAGGCTGCGGGGCGCCCGCCTGCAGCCCCCGCGGGCGGTGAGGGAGAGGCGGAAGCGCTCCCTCAGAGCCCCGGCAGCGctgcgcctcctccccctcctgctcctccctaGCAACGGGCGCTGTGGGCGCCATGCCGGTGTGGCTGAGGGGGCACAGCTGGCGGCAGAGCGGCTCCGCCGTCTTCCTCTCGCTGCCCGTGCCCGGCGTGCGGGTCACCGCCGCCAACATCTTCTGCACCGAGCGCTACCTCAAGGTGGGGCTTCCCTCGACGCAGCTGTTCATGCTAGCCACATAATCACAAAGTCGAGGTCtactggaaaacaaactgtTTCCATCTCTTATTTGCTCTAATAGGAGCTAAAATCTTGGTATGGCACACTCGGCAAATCAGCCTTGTCGGTAGCATGTGTTTCCTGAGGTTTGCTGTGTGCTTGCACCGAGTATTTTGGCTGTATGGTAATTCATTACAAATTGAAGTGTTAGTACATGCTCGTTAATCATGTTTCTATAGGTAAGCGTTCCTCCCTTTTTGTTTGAAGCCATCTTATACGCTCCTATTGATGACACAAACAGCACAGCGAAGATTGGAAATGGaattgttttcttcactttgtATAAAAAGGAAGTGGGCATATGGGAATCCCTAACTCTAGAGAATGGTAAGCTTGTGAAAAATAAGGTGCCAGAATACTAGCTTTGCTGCTCTTCCAGCTATATTAATTGGTCTAGAAAAATACTACctttaccttcatggctttttgtgtgtttcagtAATTTTCAGAAAGCCTATGAACTCTGATCTGGCACTGAAAACTACGGTGTCAGTTGGGGATGTTATAATTATTCTGAATTACCTCTAGCTCCTTCATAGGAAATTGCAGGTGCTCTTTGTGGTTTTACCAGTTTCACACTGACCTTCAGAATCAACTGTTGGAGTTGAAGTGCTGAAGTACTGAAAAGAGCACCTACTAGAAAAGgcagttttggagaaaaaaaaaaaaagcgctctTACTTGACAGTTCAAGCTAAATTAAATTGTATTGCTCATTGTCTGTTCTcttctactttgtttttttttaaagaaggaacATGAGAACGTTATAGTGAGCACAAAACAaagtttcaaataaaacttACATTGAGTGTTTAAACGAatcttagattttctttttaagagatGGACTTGATAAAGTGTGCTTTGTGGGTTTTGAGAAGTTACATTTTCTTAGGTAAAGTGGAAAgaggatttctgtttttatgaatGTGGTATGTAATAGTAAAACTTTGGGCctatatttctgaaatattcttgtttgttttaagctaGTAAGGAGAAACTGCAATATCTGAGAGAGAATGCTGTTCTAAAAGCCCATGAAAAGGCAAAAGAGgagacagaagcaaaaaaagttacaaaacaaGAACATAAAAAATATGCCTTGGAGGCCACAATGAAGGTAAATTTGGAAAAATCTCTATCATACATGTAAACATAATTAATTGCCAATGAATCTGGCAGCTGCTATAAGCGTACCTTAAAAATGTAAGAAGTACtaatttttattacagcagTAGAGGATCTTTTAATTTGCACTTAAACGTATCTGCTACCACATATAAAAATGagatagaaaaaatataagGAGTTGTCATTTTACATTAATATTAATCATGAAAAATATTGGTGAGGAATTCAGATTTTCATCAGTTGAAAGGAGACAATAATAATGTAGCAAAATATTAATCTTCTGTAGCCTCTGCAACAGCACAAGTGTTTGGTCATTTGTTGCTTACAAAAACGTGGATATATAAAAACGTATTTATTCATTGTTGTTCTATATCAGGTGTtcactgctgttattttttgtatgtggtatttttgttgttctgcattttgtgtgtattttaagacactttttttccttaaatttatataaaaactCTGGTAACTTCATTTGTGtttaaatgaacttttaaaGGTATGCAATGAACTTCTAAGATTGCATATGTAatttcaacaaaaaataatctgcaattAATAACTTTCTCAGCTGAAAGGCTATATCTATTCCCTGTATGTAATAATTCCAAAGAGAAGTAGACAGAagaaataatgcattaaaatgaaGGTATATGTTCACATTTCTATACGTTCCGCAGTTGAAATATAGCTAGGATATTGAAGTAAAAGTTTGGTTAATGAACAGTGAAGTGTCATCTTCTAGAATTGCTGGTAATTAGGGCCTCATCAGAAGGCACTTCCTACCTCTCTTAATAAAGTAATCATTATCATTATTGAAGCAGAGGCAGGAAGAGCTTTATCATCAAGTATAATAAAACAGTCCaagtagatttaaaaaataaaattattttttcataataaagAAGGTATGTGAACAGCATACTTTTGTGTGGTGAACCAAAATGAACTCTGGAGATAACAGGAAAACCTACAAAGGTTTATTTGTGGATTGTAttcttcaaaatataaataagacTTTATTTTTGACTGTTTTGGGACCATACACCTACATAGTGGTAGTGAAATAGTTAAAACTTGTGACTTCTTTTAAAAGCTAATTAGAAATCTTTCCTAACTATTTTTAAGGGTCTTTCATAACTCTGCTTTTGGGATCATACTAATGGTGAAGATGCGCTTAGGAAATGAAACTGGGAAAATAACGGTATCTTTTACTCAGTTCTCTTATTATTGGATGCTACATATCtcagttttatatttcaaacagctagaagaagcagaaagaaaaagaattgaagAGCTGAAAGAACAGGAGCGGCAGAAAGTCACTAAGGAGTTGCAGTTATGGAAAGATCAGCTGAAAGATGTTGAGAATCAAAAGAAGGTACAAAAAGAAGGGCAACTACATGAAGAAGTAGAGCAactaaaggagaagaaaaaggaaaaaattaacaaaactaGCATTCCTAGTGAAGAAACTTTGAAGACCAGACTCAAACCTACAAAAGGTTGTATTATTGGGATGTGTTTTATCATTCTTCAGTGTGTGGATGTAACGTTATTCCTGGATGTTTTTAGTTCATCATTTATCTTTGTGTTCACTGTACTGagttaattcttttatttttcagttatttttgtctctttattttcttgtgatttGTTGAGCAATACCATGTGAGTTCTTAGCTCTCCTTTAAGTCCTTGGAAATAAGCAGGCAAGTTATGCAGTAGGCTTTAGGAAAGTAGAACAGGAAGTCTTTCTAATAGTGTGTTGCAAAGTTTCTGAGAGTGGAGTTCATGTTACCACTAAGGTATCCAACTACTAGTTTTCATAGAAGTAGGCAGTCTGCTTTCACTCTGTCCCATGCCTTAGCCTTACAGAGAGACAATAGTGAAGTAGATCAAGAGAAAATTGTTCATTCTTGTTATGTTTGTATTGCACTTCACTTGCCCCAACAGAGAGTCATGTAAGTGACAGAGATGGTGGTGTAAGCAGAATGTACGTTCATTCATGACAGTGTAGTCAATAACAGATTGTATGATATATAGCAAGGATAAACATTGTTTGaaacttttcttcaaaagaacaaGTCCAAACTTTTGCTATGCTATTATTAGAGATTTATTGCTAACATGCAGAATTAATAAATTAGGAATTTGgtagaaaaacaggaaaaaatcacttttgcttcatttttcatttccagtacCCGAATTCTCTTTGTAGGTCGTGGTTCCTGTagtatgttttcagaaaacttaaAGGAAGAGCAACTACCAGCTCCTCGATCTTCTGGTACGATTAAAATCAACTTCACGTCACGAGTTTTTCCTACAGCCCTACGAGAATCTCGTGtagcagaagaggaggaggtagaGATTGTTCTCTTTTGGTGCTTCTGTTATGTTCCAAGACGGTTAATTATTACTGTTTATTCTGGAAGTTGTCAAAAATGTTACCTGTACAGTATTCTCAATGGCCAAAGAATACTGTCTTatttaaatcttaatttaaataaaatatatattaaagatatatattttcgCCAAACATGTGATTGTGGtaaataaagtttaatttattttttgtttttaaatttgcaaTATTAATTGAATTCCATGTAGTACAAGATTTGAAATTTCTTTATACTTAATGTATGTTAAGTTCTGTCTTCTTAAAAAGAAACTCACAGAAGCTTACAGAGTGTCTAAAAGAGATTTATTGAATATGTATTAGTAACGTAGTAACCTTACTTATCACATAACaatatttggggaaaatagGAAAATCTTTCTGTCTTACATTATTAACTATTTCTCTCTGTCCAAAATACATGACAAATAGTACTCTTTTGATAGGACTGAGtgaataaacaaaagcaaaacttaaattttacttcaaaaataattcttgttCATTATATATTAAAAGTGGCTACATAAACAAGCAGAAGCTCGAAGAATAATAAGTGCTGATTTGTCTGAGCTGAAAGacttaaaagaagaagagaagaatcCAGACTGGTTAAAGGACAAAGGAAAGTAAGTTAGGTTCCATTTGAAGgtctatttaaaatgaaataagcaaTCACAATCACATACATCACTTCAAAAAGCAGTCATGTGAATGCATAGAAGAGTTCATTCACTTTTTATTGATCTTCATTGCTTTTAGGCAGTGTCTATTTTTGCAAAGTTGTGTGTTGATATGCTATATTCTGAGCATTAAGTTTGACTGAACTTCACCTATGTTGTTCTCTGAAGTTACGACTGACCAAGCTGctaaaatttctatttaaaaaaaaaactgtggttAACAATAAGTAGGTATTTATTTCATGATGCATCACcttaattaaattacatttcacTTGTTTTATACTTAGCAAAATGTTTGCAACAGGAAACTATCTTGCAGCTGTGAATGCATATAACCTTGCAGTCCGGCTAAACAATAAGCTTCCACTACTGTATCTGAATCGTGCTGCTTGCCATCTTAAACTGAGGAATTTACACAAAGCCATTGAAGATTCCTCTAAGGTATAAATATATAAGTTCTCAGACTGTTTTCTTACACATGATTGTGATTATTACTGTGATGCTTCTGTTTCAAGCAGATCTGTAAGTAACTATTAGTGCAATTcaaaatttttaaattcagaattgATATTATGATGCTGATTGATCAGCACACATTCCTTTACTGGTAAAATGTTAAAGGAATACctgcacttggaaaaaaaaaaaaaaaaaaaaaaaagttttgagcAGGAAAGGTGCAGAATATACACAAATACCCATTGTATTATGTTGTGTTGTTCTTCGCTTggtgggaagaaagaaagggtgATGATAGTGAGGACGgagacactttaaaaacaatatagatatttttaaaggaggGCTGGATCACCTCTATtagcatctctctctctttttttttttttttttcttttgtgcaatGAGAGGGGAGTGACCTCAAATGATAGCTGACAACATTTGGAGAAAGTTATTCCAGAGCTACTATCTTTTGAACTAATAAGTCTTGAGACTTGAAGCCACCTCCTCCCCTTTTTTCAGAGTAACTGGTGTTGCAACAtgtgatttatttgtttgtttgtttgtagcATAATAGGCGAtatcatttatgaaaataaaatacattgtttGAATAAACACTTAGCATAGTATGTATGAGTTTTTAGCCATGGCAATGACACTGTATTTACCAAACTATGAGACAGCAGATAGGAATCTTAGCAATGAGATTGACAAGCCATATAATTACATTTGAATAGTTACTTAGTAAGTGAAAAGAGTATGTGTGTAAAcggaaacaaacaaaccagaattatggaaaattatggaaaatctacctctaaatatttttgctattttcatttgtaaaggCACTAGAATTGCTGACACCACCTGTTCCTGATAATGAGAATGCTCGAGTAAAAGCATATGTGAGACGTGGTACAGCTTTTTGTCAGCTGGAATTATATGCTGAAGGTAAGACTGATTTTATGAACACACACACGGATTAATACTGACAAGCAAGTAATTCTCTTCAGCAAAACGAGACTGCAcgtctttattttttatttttattttttttttaggaaagacaTTAAAGGAAGCCTATGcaatctttctttttgttaggAACCTTTAtaccttaattttatttttttaaatctactgGCTAATTGCAattctactctttttttttcacatgtttTAGGAAAATTGGTTTTATTCCTCATGTAAGTGATACAAATTAGCTTCTCCGTTGAGGAAAAAGCTTTAGTGAGTTGTGTATCTTCCTTTGGTCTGCTGGTAGTCATTCTTTTTGTGCATAATGGCTGACTTGACTGTGGTAACTTGGTGGCCATGGAAGGTATTATTGTAGAGAGAATGAAAGGCATTCAAATGTGGGATGCAAACTCGTGTAACTAGATTGCTTCACAAGCAAAAGAACTTGTGCAATGTTTTATTGGTTTTGAGTTTATAGTATTAGCAACTATAGAATGTACCGACTTAAAAtaacctgaaatatttctgaaacatttgcTCGTGAACTGCGTAGTGACATATCTGTGTGACCAGCAAGTCGTTTCATCAGGTATGTGTGATCTTTGTGACAGTACCTGAATTACGTGTCCCTCTCAGGTTAGCTTTGTAAGGCAAAGTTACAAGtgaaatattataataaaaactAAAGAATATTCAAAATGTCAATGTAGAGCTTTTCCCAGTTCTCATCTTTTTCTGCCCAGCAATCTCTTCATTGtttcctttcaattttatttGCACTTGGaaaccttatttaaaaaaaaaaaaaacactgaggatttatgtaatttatttaattaattcctCTGCTtatgtgttgtttatttttgagcTATCTTATTCAtagttaatgcattttttcttgttttcatgtgCATTTGTTCTGTCATTcagtttttctgtcttctgcagaaTACTTTTGAACACTCCCCTCCTCTGTAATTCCTCTATGCGgtatgcttattttttaatttagactGATTCTGATGTAGATTGGACTGAAGTGCTCATTTGTCTATTTATTAACTGAATGGCATGTTTTCAACAACTGCAAGACTGTCTGTGGGTAGGAGCCCTAAACTACAGAAAGTCTTTACACGAAAGAAAGCAGATAGTTGAtgtgtgtatatgcatgtatgAATGAATGAGCGGctctgttttcatattttggTATCTGAAAATATATACTAGTGATGTTTCcactaaaatgtttttaaaaataatataagcaAGATATAAATAGGATTTACTGACAAAAGTAAATCCTATTGTCGTTCTGATCTATCTTGCTCAACAGCAAAACTCAAGAGCAATACTTCACGCAGGTGACTGGGAACAGTTACTTCCAGTTAGTTGCTAAAGAGGAAAACACTCTTGTGTTAATGACTGACATTCTTATAAATGTGTCCATATTAGGTCTCCAGGATTATGAAGCAGCTCTCAAGATTgatcctaaaaataaaactatagaAAAAGATGCAGAGAAGATTCGACACGTAATTCAAGGAACGATgcaaaattcataaaaaaaaaaaataatatataaataaataataattaaaaaggaacTTTTTGAGAGAGGTGCCTTTGAGGGCATCAGGAGGAGTCTTAGTTCACATTCTCTTTCATATGTTGTTAactagacatttttttttcacttggagCACTGACAGAATTTATAGAAGATCAGATACatgaattactattttttgCAGGTATGGTACAATAACAAATACAATTAGATATACTGTATATCCTTTTGATATGGAGTTGtcatgtttttgctttctgtgatgTATTGGTTATGCTGAAtaataaaacatacattttgtaCTCGATGGCAGGTGTTTCTTCCAGTTGCTTGGCCGAGAGCCTTGAGAGAAGTGTTGAGCTCAGTCAGAAATGTTTGGGGTAGttgctgtgctgtttttccaCAGATACCTCCTGCATTGCAATGGGAGGAGGTGGATACTCCATTTATGGCAGATGAAAGGAGGGCAGTGCAGGAACTTTAGTGGCTCGATTGATCGTAATGCTCTACTTGCCAAAATATGGCTACTGTCTTTCATATAATTACTGAGAGGAAGCAGGGGGGGCTAAGGAagagagtcacagaatcacagaactgtagaggttgaaagggacctcgaaagatcattggatccaacccccctgctaaagaaggttcctcagagcaggctgcccaggtaggcatccagacaggc is a genomic window containing:
- the DNAAF4 gene encoding dynein axonemal assembly factor 4 isoform X2, yielding MCWGSPQLRSGAVSVPPFLFEAILYAPIDDTNSTAKIGNGIVFFTLYKKEVGIWESLTLENASKEKLQYLRENAVLKAHEKAKEETEAKKVTKQEHKKYALEATMKLEEAERKRIEELKEQERQKVTKELQLWKDQLKDVENQKKVQKEGQLHEEVEQLKEKKKEKINKTSIPSEETLKTRLKPTKGRGSCSMFSENLKEEQLPAPRSSGTIKINFTSRVFPTALRESRVAEEEEWLHKQAEARRIISADLSELKDLKEEEKNPDWLKDKGNKMFATGNYLAAVNAYNLAVRLNNKLPLLYLNRAACHLKLRNLHKAIEDSSKALELLTPPVPDNENARVKAYVRRGTAFCQLELYAEGLQDYEAALKIDPKNKTIEKDAEKIRHVIQGTMQNS
- the DNAAF4 gene encoding dynein axonemal assembly factor 4 isoform X3; the encoded protein is MPVWLRGHSWRQSGSAVFLSLPVPGVRVTAANIFCTERYLKVSVPPFLFEAILYAPIDDTNSTAKIGNGIVFFTLYKKEVGIWESLTLENASKEKLQYLRENAVLKAHEKAKEETEAKKVTKQEHKKYALEATMKLEEAERKRIEELKEQERQKVTKELQLWKDQLKDVENQKKVQKEGQLHEEVEQLKEKKKEKINKTSIPSEETLKTRLKPTKGRGSCSMFSENLKEEQLPAPRSSGTIKINFTSRVFPTALRESRVAEEEEWLHKQAEARRIISADLSELKDLKEEEKNPDWLKDKGNKMFATGNYLAAVNAYNLAVRLNNKLPLLYLNRAACHLKLRNLHKAIEDSSKALELLTPPVPDNENARVKAYVRRGTAFCQLELYAEEYF
- the DNAAF4 gene encoding dynein axonemal assembly factor 4 isoform X1 translates to MPVWLRGHSWRQSGSAVFLSLPVPGVRVTAANIFCTERYLKVSVPPFLFEAILYAPIDDTNSTAKIGNGIVFFTLYKKEVGIWESLTLENASKEKLQYLRENAVLKAHEKAKEETEAKKVTKQEHKKYALEATMKLEEAERKRIEELKEQERQKVTKELQLWKDQLKDVENQKKVQKEGQLHEEVEQLKEKKKEKINKTSIPSEETLKTRLKPTKGRGSCSMFSENLKEEQLPAPRSSGTIKINFTSRVFPTALRESRVAEEEEWLHKQAEARRIISADLSELKDLKEEEKNPDWLKDKGNKMFATGNYLAAVNAYNLAVRLNNKLPLLYLNRAACHLKLRNLHKAIEDSSKALELLTPPVPDNENARVKAYVRRGTAFCQLELYAEGLQDYEAALKIDPKNKTIEKDAEKIRHVIQGTMQNS
- the DNAAF4 gene encoding dynein axonemal assembly factor 4 isoform X4: MCFLRFAVCLHRVFWLYAILYAPIDDTNSTAKIGNGIVFFTLYKKEVGIWESLTLENASKEKLQYLRENAVLKAHEKAKEETEAKKVTKQEHKKYALEATMKLEEAERKRIEELKEQERQKVTKELQLWKDQLKDVENQKKVQKEGQLHEEVEQLKEKKKEKINKTSIPSEETLKTRLKPTKGRGSCSMFSENLKEEQLPAPRSSGTIKINFTSRVFPTALRESRVAEEEEWLHKQAEARRIISADLSELKDLKEEEKNPDWLKDKGNKMFATGNYLAAVNAYNLAVRLNNKLPLLYLNRAACHLKLRNLHKAIEDSSKALELLTPPVPDNENARVKAYVRRGTAFCQLELYAEGLQDYEAALKIDPKNKTIEKDAEKIRHVIQGTMQNS
- the DNAAF4 gene encoding dynein axonemal assembly factor 4 isoform X5, producing MGIPNSRECKEKLQYLRENAVLKAHEKAKEETEAKKVTKQEHKKYALEATMKLEEAERKRIEELKEQERQKVTKELQLWKDQLKDVENQKKVQKEGQLHEEVEQLKEKKKEKINKTSIPSEETLKTRLKPTKGRGSCSMFSENLKEEQLPAPRSSGTIKINFTSRVFPTALRESRVAEEEEWLHKQAEARRIISADLSELKDLKEEEKNPDWLKDKGNKMFATGNYLAAVNAYNLAVRLNNKLPLLYLNRAACHLKLRNLHKAIEDSSKALELLTPPVPDNENARVKAYVRRGTAFCQLELYAEGLQDYEAALKIDPKNKTIEKDAEKIRHVIQGTMQNS